The nucleotide window AGCGTCGGGGTGGCGCAGATGCTGCCGCGGGAGCTGGTGCCGGTGGAGGACCGCGGCACCGCCTTCGGCATCCTCATCGCGCCCGAAGGTTCCACGCTGGCCTACACCGACCGCTACATGCACGAAGTGGAGGGCAAGCTGATGGCGCTGCCCGAGCGGCGCGGGCTGTTCAGCGCCGTGGGCCTGGGCTTCGGCGGGCCGGGCCGGGTCACCAACGGGTTCATGTTCCTGAGCCTCAAGCCCCACGAGGAGCGCAAGCGGAGCCAGCAGCAGATCGTCCGGGAGATGTTCCCGCAGCTCTTCGCCATCCCCGGCGTGCTGGCGTTCGTGATCAACCCGCCCAGCCTGGGGGGCGGCTTCTCGTCCTCGCCGGTGGAGTACGTCCTGGAGGCCGACTCGTACGACCAGTTGCAGGCCTCGGTGGCCTCCATGATGGGCCAGGCGCAGAAGCTGGGCTACCTGATCAACCTCGACTCCGACCTGCGTCTCAACAAGCCGCAGCTGGAGATCTCCATCGACCGCGACCGGGCCGCGCAACTGGGCGTGTCCGTGACCGACATCGGCACCACCCTCGAGACCTACCTGGGCGGGCGTGTGGTGGGCAACTTCAAGCGCGCCGCGAAGCAGTACGACGTGATCACCCAGCTCCGCCCTGCGGAGCGCACCACGCCCGACGCCATCCGCGACCTGTACGTGCGGGGTCGCGACGGGCTGGTGCAACTGGCCAACGTGGTTCGCGTGCGGGAGTCGGTGGCGCCCAAGGAGCTCAACCACTACAACCGCGTGCGCTCCGCCAGCCTCACCGCCAGCCTGGCGCCGGGGGTGAGCCTGGGACAGGCGCTGGACGCCCTGGACGGCATCGCCCGCACCAGCCTGCCGCCCACGGTCAAGCACGAGCTGGGCGGGCAGTCGCGCGACTTCCGGGAGTCGAGCAACAGCCTGTACCTGCTGTTCCTGCTCGCGGTGGTGTTCATCTACCTGGTGCTGGCGGCGCAGTTCGAGAGCTTCGTGCACCCGCTCACGATCCTGCTCTCGGTGCCGCTGGCGGTGGTGGGCGCGCTGGTCTCGCTGTTCGTGTTCCGCCAGAGCCTCAACATCTACTCGCAGATCGGGCTGATCATGCTCATCGGGCTGGTCACCAAGAACGCCATCCTGATCGTGGAATTCTCCAACCAGCTGAGGCACCGCGGCATGGCCGTGGCCGAGGCGGTGGTGGAGGCATCCAAGATCCGGCTGCGGCCCATCCTGATGACTTCGTTCGCCACGGTGTTTGGCGTGCTGCCCATCGCCATCGGCCTGGGGGAGGGCGGGGAGTCCCGCCGGCCGCTGGGCATCGCGGTGGTGGGAGGGCTGTTGTTCTCCACGTTCCTCACGCTGGTGCTCGTGCCGGTGGTGTACACGATGCTGGCGCGCTTCACCGAACGCGAGAAGCACGAGGAGCCCGGGAAGCCACCGGCGATGTCGGAGTAACCCCGGCTTCCCGAATCCCGGATCCCCCTGATTCCCCGCCGGTTCCCGCAGGGCGCCCGCCGCAGTCCGTCGCGGCCCGGGCGCCCTGCGCATGTCGGGAGCGGCAGCCCCGAAACAAGCCTTCGCAGTCTCAATTCCGCTCAATTCCGCACGAACGGCGGCCGATAAGAACCGTGAAGCAGACGAAGCGTTCCCGGTTTCATGGAGCCGCGCCACGGACCAGGTTCCTGCACGCTCCGCCCCCGGTGCATGCGATCCACCACCCAGGAGCCCCGCATGAACGTTCGGATTCCCCTCCGGACCGTGTCCGCGCTCGCGCTTGCCCTGGCGACGGCAGGTCCCGCCGCTCGCCCGGGATTCGCGCAGGACGCCGACTCCGTTTCGGACCTGATGCAGCTGAGCCTCGAGCAGCTGACGCGGGTCACGGTGGTCTCCGCCGCGCGCCACGCGCAGCGCCGCATCGACTCTCCCCGCTCCGTGTCGGTGATCACCTCCGAGGACCTCCGCCGCGGCAACTTCCGCACCGTGCCGGAGGCGCTGGTGGGTCTCGCCGGCGTGCTGGTGCAGGAGACCAACTACGGGGGTGGCTCACCGGTGATCCGCGGCCTCATCGGAAACCAGGTCCTGATCCTGGTGGACGGCGTGCGGATGAACAACGGCTTCTACCGCCTGGGCCCGAACCAGTACCTGAACACCATCGATATCGCGCAGGTGGAGCGCATCGAGGTGATCCATGGCACCGGCTCGACGCTCTACGGCAGCGACGCGCTCGGCGGCATCGTCAACATCCTCACCCGCGATGCACATCCCGGCGGCTCGTCCGCGGCGGTGCGCAGCGGATCCCGCGTGCGCGCCGCCACCGCCGATCGCAGCCTCGGCGGCCGGCTGGAGTTCTCCTCCACATCCGCCTCGCTGGGCGTGGTGGGCGGCATCGGCGCGCGGTCCTTCGGGGACCTGAGGGCGGGCAGCCTCGTCGGCCGGCAGGCACACACGGGCTACCACGAGCTGGACGGCGACCTGAAGCTGGAGGCGGCGCTGGCACCGAGGGCCCGGGCCACCGCGGCGCTCCAGTACGTGCGGCAGTCGGACCTGCCGCGCACGGACATGGTGGCGCCACGCGGCGATCACATCCGCTACGACTGGAGCCCGGAGGAACGGATCCTGGGCTACCTCCACCTCGGGGCCACGCGGCCATGGGCCTTCGCCGACACGCTCTCGCTGCGCCTCTCGTACCACGTGCAGGGCGAGCAGGTCGAACGCGTCCTGGCGTCCGCTCCCACGGTGACGCGCCACTACCTGGACCGGGTGAAGACGTGGGGACTGGCGGTGCAGGCCAGCTCCCGGATCGGGGCGCACCAGCTGTTCACCTACGGGTCCGAGGCCTACCGCGACCGGATCACCAGCAGCCGCACGGACCACGACGACGTCACCGGGGCGGGGCAGAGCAAGCGCGGCACGGTGCTGGACCAGTCCTCGTACCGCACCGTCGCGGTGTACGTGCAGGATGAGCTGCAGGTGTCCGAAGCCCTGCACGTGACCCTGGGGCTGCGCCAGAGCTGGATCGACCTCGACGCCTACGACTCCTCGGCCGCGCCCGACTCCCGGAGCATCAACCTCGATCCGTCCGCGCTCACCGGCAGCGTGCACGCGCTGTACCGCATCTCGCACAACGTGCACCTGGTGGGCGGCGTGGGGCAGGGGTTCCGGGCTCCCAGCCTCAACGATGGCACCGTCGTGGGCACGTTCGGCGGGGGATACGAAGTCCCGTCGCCCCGGCTGCAGCCGGAGCACAGCGTGGACTACGAAGTGGGGATCAAGGCCCAGCGCGGCGGTTTCGCGGGCACCCTGTTCTACTACCTCAGCGACATCCACGACCTGATCGAACGCCGGCCCACGACCCAGAATGGCCTGCCGTTCCTGGACTCCAACGGGAACGGGGTGCAGGACCCCGGGGAACCGCTGGTCTTCGACCGGCAGAACCAGGGCCGGGCGCGGGTTCACGGCATCGAGGCGAAGCTGGAGGTGCTGCTGAGGCACGATGTCTCCGGCTATGCGAACCTGGGCTGGACGCGCGGCTCCGACCCGCAGACCGACGAGCCGATGCGCAGGATTCCGCCGGTGATGGGCGCCGCGGGGCTCAAGTGGCTGCCGTCGCGGACCGCGTGGGCGGAGTTGTACTCGCTGTTCGGGGGGACCCAGGCCCGCCTGGCGCCGGGAGACCTCACCGATCCGCGCATGTCCCCCCACGGAACCCCGGGATACGTGACGCTCAACGTGCGCGGGGGCATGGACCTGGGCCGCGCGGGGCGGCTCACCCTGGGGCTCGAAAACCTGCTCGACAAGACCTACCGCTACCACGGCTCCGGCATGGACGCGCCCGGATTCAACGTGGTGCTGGGCTACGGGGTGTCACTGGCCCACTGATGCGAACCGTCTCGAGACACGCGGCGGCGCTCGCCGCCCTCGCGCTCATCGCCCTCGCCATCGCCGGCTCCGTCGCGCCCGGTCGCGCCGCTCCGGCGCAGGTCTCCGCGCGCGAGGGGGAGGGCGCGGGCGAGTTCGACGTGCGCGCCGCCTACCTCTACAACTTCACCAAGTTCGTCACCTGGCCCGAAAAGAGCCCCCCAAGAGGCGTGTTCGCCATCGGGGTCCTGGGCGAGGATCCCTTCGGCGCATCCGTCACCCGGGCGCTCGAGAGCAAGACGGTGCAGGGGATGCGCATCGTCATCCGGCGCGTGAACACGCCCGAGGAGGCCGCCGCCTGCCAGCTGGTGTACCTGGCCGGCGGGGAGGAAAAGCGGCTGGCCGCGCTCTTCGAGCGCCTGAGGGGCCTGCCGGTGCTCACCGTGGGCGACTGCCGCGGGTTCCTCCGCGGTGGCGGCATGATCCGGTTCCGCACGGAACAGGAGCGGGTCCAGTTCGACGTCAGCCTGGCCCCGGCCTCGGAGGCGCACCTCGAGATCAGCTCCCGGCTCCTCCAGGTGGCCCGCACCGTCCACCCGGACGCGCGGAAGGAGGAGTAGCCCATGCACTTCCGGGACGCTCCCCTGGGCCAGAAGCTCACCGCCATCATCACCCTCACCAGCGCCACGGTGCTGCTGCTCGCGTGCGGCACCTTCGTGGTGTACGACCTCGAGACCTTCCGCAGCCGGATGATCTCCGACATGGACAGCCTCGCCGAGATCGTGGAGAAGAACTGCCAGGCCCCGCTGATGTTCGGCGACCCGAGGGCTGCGGAGGAGGTGCTGGTGGCGCTCGCAGCGCGCAAGCACCTGCAGGGCGCCGCGCTGTATGCTGCCGACGGAACGCGTTTCGCGAGCTACGACCGCCCCGGCGGGTTGCCCTTGCCCGCTTCCGGCCGCGGCCTGGCGGAGGGATCCACCATCCAGGGCCACCAGCTGCGCCTGGTCCACACCGTCCGCCTGCGCGGCGAGCGGCTGGGCACGCTGTGCCTGCTGGCGGACACGGACGAGGCGACGGAGCGCTCGAATCGCTACGTCCTGGTCGGGTTCGTGGTGCTCCTGGTGTCCATCGGCTGCGCCTTCCTGGTCTCGCGCCGGGCGCAGCGCGTGGTGTCCGGGCCGATCGTGGAGCTGGCCGAGGCCGCGCGCGCCGTGTCCGCCGACCGCAACCACTCCATCCGCGTGGAAAAGCACGGCCAGGACGAAGTGGGCCGGCTTACCGACGCATTCAACGAGATGGTGTCCCAGATCCAGGTCCGCGACCGGGCGCTGTGCGAGGCGCAGGAGCAGCTCGAGCGGCGCCTCGGCGAACTCCAGCTGGAGATCCTGGACCGCGAGCGGGCGGAGGAGGCGCTGCGGCACAGCCAGGAGCAGTTGCTGCAGTCGCAGAAGATGGAGGCCATCGGCAAGCTGGCCGGCGGCGTGGCCCACGACTTCAACAATCTGCTCACCGCCATCCACGGCTATGGAGACCTGCTGCTGCACCGGCTGCCCGGCGACACGCCCCTCCGAGGCTACGTGGAGGAGATCCTGGCCTCCTCCAAGCGCGCGGCGGGCCTGACCCGGCAACTGCTGGCATTCAGCCGCCGGCAGATCCTGGCGCCGCAGGTGCTCGACGTGAACGCCGTGGTGACCAACATGGAGCGGATGCTGCGCCGGCTCATCGGCGAGCACATCGAGCTGGTGGCGCACCTGTCCGAATCGCCCGGGAACGTGAAGGCGGACCCGGGACAGCTGGAGCAGGTGGTGCTGAACCTGGTGGTCAACGCCCGCGATGCCATGCCCGACGGCGGGCGCCTCGTGGTGGAGACCGGGGAGACCGTGCGCCAGCCGGACTCCATGCAGCCGTGCACCGGGGAGGGGCCGCGCCGGTTCGTGGTGATCTCGGTGTCCGACTCGGGTGTCGGAATGGACCGCGAGCTTCAGCGGCGCATCTTCGAGCCTTTCTTCACCACCAAGGAACAGGGCAAGGGCACCGGGCTGGGTCTCTCGACGGTCTACGGCATCGTGCAGCAGAGTGGCGGGCACATCGAGGTGGAGAGCGAACCGGGACGGGGGAGCAGGTTCCGCGTGCTGCTGCCGCGAGTGGATGCGGTGGCGGAGGACCCCGGCGCGGAGTCGGCATCCCCGTTCTCCGCGTCGGCTCCGCGGGGTCACGAGACGCTGCTGGTGGTGGAAGACGAGGAATCCGTGCGCCGGCTGCTGACCACCGCACTCACCGCGGGCGGCTACCGGGTGCTGGCAGCGGAGGACGGAGAGGCGGGCGTGGAGCTCTTCCGTCTCCACCGGGAGGAGATCTCGCTGGTGCTCACCGACCTGGTGATGCCGCGAATGAACGGGAAGGAAGTGCTGGAGAGCGTGCGCGCCCTGGCTCCGGACGTGCTCGTGATGTTCATGAGCGGCTACGCCGACGCCAGCATCACCGGCCCGGGCAAGCTCCCGCCGGGCTCGATCATCCTGCAGAAGCCGTTCCTGCCGAGCGACATGCTGGCGGCGGTGCGCTCGGCACTGGACGGGCGGGAAGTGCGAAACGCGGCCTAGGGCCGCCCGGTCCTCCGTCTGCCCGCATCACCCCTGTCCGCGCGGCTCCCGCCGCTCCCCTACACCCGCAGCAGCGTCGTCACCAGCACCTGCGCCAGGAGGATCTTGGCGATCATCGAAGACGGGTACACGTTCGCGTACCACTCGTTGGGCATGTCGTTCCCGGCCTGCTGCGCCGCGAACGCCAGGCACGCGGGCTGCGTGTGCACGCCGGCCACCAGGCCCATGGCCGCCGAGACCGGCAGCCTGAGGTAGCGGGTGGCCGCCAGCAGACCCGCCACCGCCACGAACGCCGTGACGAGCGCACCCGCGGCGATCAACGGCCCGCCCCCGTGGGTGAAGGTGGAGCCGAACCCCTGCCCGGCGCGCGTGCCGATGGCCGCGAGGAAGAACACCAGTCCCAGCTGGCGCAGCACCAGGTTGGCGTTGAAGGGGAGCCCCCAGGTGATGGGCCCGGTGCGCTCGAGGCGTCCCAGCACCAGCGCCACGATAAGCGGTCCGCCCGCGAAGCCCAGCTTGAAGCTCATCCCGTTGGGCAGCGGCAGCGGCACCATTCCCAGCAGCACCCCCAGCACGATCCCCAGCGACATGCTCAGGAAGTCGGTCTCGGAGAGCGCGCGCACCGAGTCGCCAAAGAAGCGCGTGATGTCGTCCATCTCCGCGGCCGGCGCCACCACGCGCACCCGGTCCCCCAGCTCCAGCACCGTGCCGGGGGTGGGCACGAAGTCCACGTCGCCGCGGCGCAGCCGCGTGATGGCGCCGTGAAACGCCTTCTCCGCCAGCACCAGCCCCACGGTGCGGCCCACCGCGTCCCGATTCGACACGAAGATGCGCCGGAAGATGATGCCGGGATCCTGGGCCACCTCCGCGTCCGCGGACTCCTCCCCGAACAGCAGCCGCGCGCGCAGCAGCGACGCGGGCGTGCCCACGGCCACGATCTCGTCGGATTCCAGCAGCGGCATGTCGGGCAGCGCCACCTGGGTCACCCCGCCGCGCCGGAGGCGACTGATCAGGAATCCCGGCTCGTGCAGGCTGCGGAGCGCCTCCTCCACGGTGAGGCCGAACACGCCCGGATTGGTGACGCGGTAGGCGCGGTGCACGATCTCGCCGGTGCCGGATGCCCTGCGCCGTTCGGCCTCTTCCCGGGCGAAGTCCGCGCGGGAGAGCTTCGCGAAGATCCAGAAGGCCAGGATCACGCCCAGCACCCCGAAGGGGTAGCACAGGCCGTAGGCCACCACCGGCCGGCTGAGCTGCGCGGTGAGCTGCCCGGCCGGCTGGCTGCCGCCGAGCTGCTTGATTGCCTCCACGGTGGCAGCGAGCGCGGGGGTGTTGGTGAGGGCGCCGCAGAACATGCCGGCGATATCCGCGCCGGGGAGATGAAACAGGTTGCCGAAGACGACCGCCGCCGCGGCTCCCGCGGCCACCGCCCCGGTGGCCACCAGGTTGATCTTCAGCCCGCGCTGCCCGAACGAGGCGAAGAACCCCGGCCCCGACTGCAACCCCACCGCGTACACGAACAACACCAGGCCGATGACGTAGACGTAGTCCGGAAGGGCCATGGAGGGATCCAGCGCTCCGAACGCCAGTCCCACGAACAGCACCGCGCTCACGCCCAGGCTGAAGCCCGCGAACTGGAGATTGCCCACGAGGTAGCCCAGTCCGACGACCACGAACAGGAGCAGCAGTGGATTGGAAGCGAGCAGATGGAGGATCGTTGGCACGGCGTGTAGTATAGTCCACGCGTGCATGACACGAAAGGGAACCTGGGGGGCCGCATGCTGGTCGTGTGCCTGGTGTTCGCATTCGCCGCGCTGGCGGTGCTGTGCCGCCCGTACGAACCGCGCGGGCCTGTCCCCGCGCCCTCGCCCGTCCGCGATTACGCGGAAGCCGTGAGGCGCTGGGACGCCATGGCGGCGCTGGACGGGATCTCGGTCCGGCCCGACTGCCGCGCCCGGGCCATGCTCCAGGGCCGGCGCACCGCCCGCGTGGTGGTGCTGTTCCACGGGCTGGCCAACTGCCCGAAGCAGTTCGAGCGCCTCGCCGACTCGCTGTTTGCGCGCGGCTGCAACGTGCTCGTCCCCCGAGCACCCTATCACGGCAACGTGGACCGCATGACCGACGAGCAGGCGAACCTGACTGCCTGGGACCTCGCCCGCGCCGCGGACGAGGCCGTGGACATCGCGCAGGGCCTGGGGGAGCGCGTGGTGGTGGCCGGCCTGTCCACGGGCGGGCTGCAGGCCGCATGGGTGGGGCAGTACCGCAAGGACGTGAGCCGGGCGGTGCTAATCTCGCCGGTGTTCGGCGTGGCGGTGATCCACCCCCTTCTGACCCCCGGTTTCATCCGCGTGCTCCGGACGTTGCCCAACCGCTACTTGTGGTGGGACCCGCGGGCCCGGGAGAATCTGGCCGGCCCGAAGCAGGTGTACCCTCGCTACTCCACGCGCGCCCTCGCGGAGATCCTCCACTTCGGGCTGGTGGTGCAGGCTGCCGCCCGGCGGCAGACCCCGGCGGCCGGGGAGATCTCGGTGATCACCTCCGGCAGCGACCTCGCGGTGAGCAACTCCGTCACCTCCGCCGTGGTGCGGGATTGGAGCCGCCATGGCGCGCGCGTGCGCGTCCACGAGTTCCCGCGCTCGATGCAGGTGGGCCACGACCTGGCCGACCCGGATCAGCCCTACGCCCGGCCCGGGAAGGTGTACCCGGTGCTGCTGGGGGAGATGGACCGGTAGGGGGCGCCTCCCTCCCGGGGAACCCGCATGGCTTTCACCTCGCCGCCCCGCCCGCAGGAATTCGACGCCGCGGTGTATGCCGTCGTGTGCGCCATCCCGCGCGGAAAGGTGATGACCTACGGCGGAATCGCGAAGCAGCTCAAGCGGCCCGCGGGCGTGGCCGCGCGCACCTACGCGGGCGTGGCGGCACGGTGGGTGGGCAGTTCCATGTCCCGCGCGCCGGGGTTCGTGCCGTGGCACCGGGTGATCAACAGCCAGGGCCGCATCAGCCCGCGCCCCGGACGCGGACCGGGGGAGCAGCGCGGGTTGCTGGAAGGGGAGGGCGTGGGGTTCGACGCGCTGGGGCGGGTGGATCTGGAGAAGTACGGGGCGTAGGCAGCGCCTGCGGGCCCGGGTGGCCCGCCTGTGCGCGGGGCCTGGCGGCTGCGGCTCATTGGACGCCCCGCCCGCCCCCATGTACCATGGGGGCTACCCTAATCAAGGAGCCCTGCATGCCTTTCAGCTCCCTCGGACTCCGGCCCGCAATTCTCAAGGCCATCCAGGAAGCCGGCTACACCGAGCCCACCCCGATCCAGTCCAAGGCCATCCCCATCGTGCTCAAGGGCCGGGACGTGATCGGCACCGCGCAGACCGGCACCGGCAAGACCGCGGCGTACGTGCTGCCGGTGATTGAGAAGCTGGCCGCGGCCATGCCCGCCCGGCACGTCTCACCCGCGCCCGCCCATGCTCCCGCCCGCGCCGGCACACCCGCGCCCGCCCACGCGCCCGCCCGCCCCGGCTCGCCCGCGCCCGTGCGGACGGCCACCCCGGCGTCCGCGCGCTCCATCCGGGTGCTGGTCCTGGTGCCCACGCGCGAGCTGGCGGTACAGGTGGAAGACAGCGTCCGCACGTACGCGAAGCACCTGCCGCTGCAGTGCGCCGCGGTGTACGGCGGCGTGTCCGAGGTCCCGCAGATCAAGGCGCTGCGGGCGCGCGTGGACATCATCGCCGCCACCCCCGGGCGCCTGCTGGACCTCATGGACCGGCACCCCGGCGTGTTCAACGGGCTTCAAGTCCTGATCCTGGACGAAGCCGACCGCATGCTGGACATGGGCTTCCTGCCGGACATCCGCAAGATCGTCCGCCAGCTTCCCAAGGAGCGGCAGACACTGCTGTTCTCGGCCACGTTCTCGGACGAGATCGAGAAGGTGTCGCGCGAGTTCCTGCGCCAGCCGGAGGCCGTCGGCGTGGGCAAGCGCGCCACGCCGGTGGACACCGT belongs to Candidatus Eisenbacteria bacterium and includes:
- a CDS encoding TonB-dependent receptor — its product is MNVRIPLRTVSALALALATAGPAARPGFAQDADSVSDLMQLSLEQLTRVTVVSAARHAQRRIDSPRSVSVITSEDLRRGNFRTVPEALVGLAGVLVQETNYGGGSPVIRGLIGNQVLILVDGVRMNNGFYRLGPNQYLNTIDIAQVERIEVIHGTGSTLYGSDALGGIVNILTRDAHPGGSSAAVRSGSRVRAATADRSLGGRLEFSSTSASLGVVGGIGARSFGDLRAGSLVGRQAHTGYHELDGDLKLEAALAPRARATAALQYVRQSDLPRTDMVAPRGDHIRYDWSPEERILGYLHLGATRPWAFADTLSLRLSYHVQGEQVERVLASAPTVTRHYLDRVKTWGLAVQASSRIGAHQLFTYGSEAYRDRITSSRTDHDDVTGAGQSKRGTVLDQSSYRTVAVYVQDELQVSEALHVTLGLRQSWIDLDAYDSSAAPDSRSINLDPSALTGSVHALYRISHNVHLVGGVGQGFRAPSLNDGTVVGTFGGGYEVPSPRLQPEHSVDYEVGIKAQRGGFAGTLFYYLSDIHDLIERRPTTQNGLPFLDSNGNGVQDPGEPLVFDRQNQGRARVHGIEAKLEVLLRHDVSGYANLGWTRGSDPQTDEPMRRIPPVMGAAGLKWLPSRTAWAELYSLFGGTQARLAPGDLTDPRMSPHGTPGYVTLNVRGGMDLGRAGRLTLGLENLLDKTYRYHGSGMDAPGFNVVLGYGVSLAH
- a CDS encoding YfiR family protein, whose translation is MRTVSRHAAALAALALIALAIAGSVAPGRAAPAQVSAREGEGAGEFDVRAAYLYNFTKFVTWPEKSPPRGVFAIGVLGEDPFGASVTRALESKTVQGMRIVIRRVNTPEEAAACQLVYLAGGEEKRLAALFERLRGLPVLTVGDCRGFLRGGGMIRFRTEQERVQFDVSLAPASEAHLEISSRLLQVARTVHPDARKEE
- a CDS encoding response regulator, encoding MHFRDAPLGQKLTAIITLTSATVLLLACGTFVVYDLETFRSRMISDMDSLAEIVEKNCQAPLMFGDPRAAEEVLVALAARKHLQGAALYAADGTRFASYDRPGGLPLPASGRGLAEGSTIQGHQLRLVHTVRLRGERLGTLCLLADTDEATERSNRYVLVGFVVLLVSIGCAFLVSRRAQRVVSGPIVELAEAARAVSADRNHSIRVEKHGQDEVGRLTDAFNEMVSQIQVRDRALCEAQEQLERRLGELQLEILDRERAEEALRHSQEQLLQSQKMEAIGKLAGGVAHDFNNLLTAIHGYGDLLLHRLPGDTPLRGYVEEILASSKRAAGLTRQLLAFSRRQILAPQVLDVNAVVTNMERMLRRLIGEHIELVAHLSESPGNVKADPGQLEQVVLNLVVNARDAMPDGGRLVVETGETVRQPDSMQPCTGEGPRRFVVISVSDSGVGMDRELQRRIFEPFFTTKEQGKGTGLGLSTVYGIVQQSGGHIEVESEPGRGSRFRVLLPRVDAVAEDPGAESASPFSASAPRGHETLLVVEDEESVRRLLTTALTAGGYRVLAAEDGEAGVELFRLHREEISLVLTDLVMPRMNGKEVLESVRALAPDVLVMFMSGYADASITGPGKLPPGSIILQKPFLPSDMLAAVRSALDGREVRNAA
- a CDS encoding transporter, whose protein sequence is MPTILHLLASNPLLLLFVVVGLGYLVGNLQFAGFSLGVSAVLFVGLAFGALDPSMALPDYVYVIGLVLFVYAVGLQSGPGFFASFGQRGLKINLVATGAVAAGAAAAVVFGNLFHLPGADIAGMFCGALTNTPALAATVEAIKQLGGSQPAGQLTAQLSRPVVAYGLCYPFGVLGVILAFWIFAKLSRADFAREEAERRRASGTGEIVHRAYRVTNPGVFGLTVEEALRSLHEPGFLISRLRRGGVTQVALPDMPLLESDEIVAVGTPASLLRARLLFGEESADAEVAQDPGIIFRRIFVSNRDAVGRTVGLVLAEKAFHGAITRLRRGDVDFVPTPGTVLELGDRVRVVAPAAEMDDITRFFGDSVRALSETDFLSMSLGIVLGVLLGMVPLPLPNGMSFKLGFAGGPLIVALVLGRLERTGPITWGLPFNANLVLRQLGLVFFLAAIGTRAGQGFGSTFTHGGGPLIAAGALVTAFVAVAGLLAATRYLRLPVSAAMGLVAGVHTQPACLAFAAQQAGNDMPNEWYANVYPSSMIAKILLAQVLVTTLLRV
- a CDS encoding alpha/beta fold hydrolase gives rise to the protein MHDTKGNLGGRMLVVCLVFAFAALAVLCRPYEPRGPVPAPSPVRDYAEAVRRWDAMAALDGISVRPDCRARAMLQGRRTARVVVLFHGLANCPKQFERLADSLFARGCNVLVPRAPYHGNVDRMTDEQANLTAWDLARAADEAVDIAQGLGERVVVAGLSTGGLQAAWVGQYRKDVSRAVLISPVFGVAVIHPLLTPGFIRVLRTLPNRYLWWDPRARENLAGPKQVYPRYSTRALAEILHFGLVVQAAARRQTPAAGEISVITSGSDLAVSNSVTSAVVRDWSRHGARVRVHEFPRSMQVGHDLADPDQPYARPGKVYPVLLGEMDR
- a CDS encoding MGMT family protein → MAFTSPPRPQEFDAAVYAVVCAIPRGKVMTYGGIAKQLKRPAGVAARTYAGVAARWVGSSMSRAPGFVPWHRVINSQGRISPRPGRGPGEQRGLLEGEGVGFDALGRVDLEKYGA